One Campylobacter concisus DNA segment encodes these proteins:
- a CDS encoding hydrogenase small subunit, with protein MNNDLRQKINRRLSELSALPKMKNDTSIAQLLKDKGFTRRDFMKWAGAMTAFMALPSAMTPMVARAAELSDRLPVIWLHMAECTGCSEGLLRTDAPSIDSLIFDYISLDYHETIMAAAGWQAEENLEHAIEKYKGRYILLVEGGVPTGATEHFLTVGPHGTSGKTHAVNASANAAAIFAIGTCSSFGGIQAAKPNPTNAVGLSKVTNKPVINVPGCPPSEKNIVGNVLHYLLFGTLPALDVYNRPKWAYGLRIHDLCERRGHFDAGEFVQSFGDEGAKNGYCLYKVGCKGPYTFNNCSRERFNQHTSWPVQAGHGCIGCSEPDFWDTMGPFEEPMADRLFDTVLGLGADNVSDKIGIGILALAGVGIAAHAALACMSKDKE; from the coding sequence ATGAATAATGACTTGCGTCAAAAGATAAATAGACGCTTAAGCGAACTTAGTGCATTGCCTAAGATGAAAAATGACACTAGTATTGCGCAGCTTTTAAAAGATAAAGGCTTTACTAGGCGTGATTTTATGAAGTGGGCTGGCGCGATGACAGCCTTTATGGCATTGCCAAGTGCGATGACGCCGATGGTTGCTCGCGCTGCTGAGCTAAGCGATAGGCTCCCAGTGATATGGCTTCACATGGCAGAATGCACTGGCTGTAGCGAGGGCTTGCTAAGAACTGACGCTCCAAGCATAGATAGCCTTATATTTGACTACATAAGCCTTGACTACCACGAAACTATCATGGCGGCTGCTGGCTGGCAGGCTGAAGAAAATTTAGAGCATGCGATAGAAAAATATAAGGGCAGATATATCCTGCTAGTTGAAGGTGGCGTGCCAACGGGAGCTACTGAGCACTTTTTAACAGTTGGACCTCACGGCACAAGCGGCAAAACTCACGCCGTAAATGCCTCTGCTAACGCTGCTGCTATCTTTGCCATTGGTACCTGTTCTAGCTTTGGCGGTATCCAAGCAGCTAAGCCAAATCCAACAAATGCAGTCGGCCTTTCAAAGGTGACTAATAAGCCAGTCATAAACGTGCCAGGCTGTCCTCCAAGCGAGAAAAACATCGTTGGCAACGTGCTTCACTACTTACTATTTGGCACTTTGCCTGCACTTGATGTTTATAACAGACCAAAATGGGCTTATGGCTTAAGAATTCACGATCTTTGCGAGAGGCGTGGTCACTTTGATGCAGGCGAGTTTGTCCAAAGCTTTGGCGACGAGGGCGCAAAAAATGGCTACTGCTTATATAAAGTAGGTTGCAAAGGTCCATATACATTTAATAACTGCTCACGCGAGAGATTTAATCAACACACATCATGGCCAGTTCAAGCAGGTCATGGCTGTATAGGCTGCTCAGAGCCAGACTTTTGGGATACGATGGGGCCATTTGAAGAGCCGATGGCTGATAGGCTATTTGACACTGTTTTGGGGCTTGGCGCTGATAATGTAAGTGATAAAATAGGCATTGGAATTTTAGCACTTGCTGGTGTTGGCATAGCGGCTCACGCTGCACTAGCTTGTATGAGTAAAGATAAAGAATAA
- a CDS encoding nickel-dependent hydrogenase large subunit translates to MSEKRIVIDPITRIEGHLRIEVVVDENNVVKEAYSGSTLWRGLEQIVKNRDPRDAGFFMQRICGVCTYSHYRAGIIAVENALGIKPPLNAELTRTLMNAALYLHDHIVHFYQLHGMDWADVVSALSADVHKASEEAFKYTSTPFATGADKLKEVKERVEAFVKKGNLGPFANAYWGHSTYKFTPEQNLIVLSHYLECLRIQRTAAQMMAIFGAKNPHPQSLTVGGVTCVMDLMDPARMGEYISKFAEIKEFVDRAYYPDILMAAKAYANEPSVLNDVGVSNLFCYDEFLIGKNDHLFKGGIILNGDISKVYDIDENKITEEATRSWYKNDKALHPYDGETEANYTGLVDGESIDGEGKLAHSKLFDTKGKYSWIKAPRYDGMPMQVGPIASIVINYAKGNERVKKIVDEFLAKSGLPLSAVFSTLGRTAARMLEAKVVAEHTMDAFNALIENLKTDQETCTKYVIDNKKEYKGNFQGNAPRGALSHWCRIKDGVISNWQAVVPSTWNASPKDAKGQMGSYEACLIGLKIADLSKPLEIIRKIHSYDPCIACAVHVMDTKGNDLSTYKINPNL, encoded by the coding sequence ATGAGTGAAAAAAGAATAGTAATAGACCCTATAACACGTATCGAAGGGCACTTAAGAATAGAAGTCGTAGTCGATGAAAACAATGTTGTCAAAGAGGCTTACTCTGGCTCAACTCTTTGGAGGGGCTTAGAGCAGATAGTAAAAAACAGAGACCCAAGAGATGCTGGCTTTTTCATGCAAAGAATTTGCGGTGTTTGCACATACTCGCACTACCGAGCAGGTATAATTGCGGTTGAAAACGCACTTGGTATAAAACCCCCATTAAATGCTGAGCTAACTAGAACGCTCATGAACGCAGCTTTATATCTTCACGATCACATCGTGCACTTTTATCAGCTTCACGGCATGGACTGGGCAGATGTCGTCTCTGCACTAAGCGCAGACGTGCATAAGGCTAGCGAAGAGGCGTTTAAATACACAAGCACGCCATTTGCCACGGGAGCTGATAAGCTAAAAGAGGTAAAAGAGAGGGTTGAAGCCTTTGTTAAAAAGGGCAACCTTGGACCATTTGCCAACGCATACTGGGGACATAGCACATATAAATTTACTCCTGAGCAAAATTTAATCGTCCTCTCTCACTACTTAGAGTGCCTTAGAATTCAAAGAACAGCAGCTCAGATGATGGCTATCTTTGGCGCGAAAAACCCACATCCACAAAGCCTAACAGTTGGTGGCGTGACCTGCGTGATGGATCTTATGGATCCAGCTAGAATGGGCGAATATATAAGTAAATTTGCCGAGATAAAAGAATTTGTAGATAGAGCTTACTATCCAGATATTTTGATGGCTGCTAAGGCTTATGCAAACGAGCCGAGCGTTCTAAACGACGTTGGCGTATCAAATTTATTCTGCTACGATGAGTTTTTGATCGGCAAAAATGACCATCTATTTAAAGGCGGTATCATCTTAAATGGTGATATTAGCAAGGTTTATGATATCGACGAAAACAAAATTACAGAAGAGGCTACAAGATCTTGGTATAAAAATGACAAAGCGCTTCACCCGTATGACGGCGAGACAGAGGCAAACTACACAGGTCTTGTTGATGGAGAGAGCATAGACGGCGAGGGCAAGCTAGCTCACAGCAAGCTTTTTGACACAAAGGGCAAATATAGCTGGATCAAAGCACCAAGATATGATGGTATGCCTATGCAAGTAGGACCGATCGCAAGCATCGTCATAAACTACGCTAAAGGCAACGAGAGAGTTAAAAAGATAGTTGATGAGTTTTTAGCAAAGAGTGGCTTGCCACTAAGTGCAGTCTTTTCAACTCTAGGCAGAACAGCTGCTCGTATGCTTGAAGCAAAAGTGGTCGCAGAGCACACAATGGACGCATTTAATGCCTTGATCGAAAATTTAAAGACAGATCAAGAGACTTGCACAAAATATGTAATAGATAACAAAAAAGAATATAAAGGAAATTTTCAAGGTAACGCTCCAAGAGGCGCGCTAAGCCACTGGTGCCGCATAAAAGATGGCGTCATCTCAAACTGGCAAGCAGTTGTGCCAAGCACTTGGAACGCCTCTCCAAAAGACGCCAAAGGTCAAATGGGAAGTTACGAGGCGTGCTTGATAGGCTTAAAGATCGCTGATCTTTCAAAACCACTTGAGATAATACGAAAAATTCACTCTTACGATCCTTGCATTGCATGTGCCGTGCATGTTATGGATACGAAGGGAAATGATTTGAGTACTTATAAGATAAATCCAAATTTGTAA
- the cybH gene encoding Ni/Fe-hydrogenase, b-type cytochrome subunit: protein MSHKNPDRISEYEFSIGVRLTHWIRFIAITLLVVSGYYISYVFMSPEITSEPTNFMQAKWRLAHQVAGFVLIAVFIFKFYLFVFDKHSKKEWMSVLDFLSPKVWIAQIKYYIFMGPHPHLRGVYNPLQFASYFFFYVVLALICLTGLVLYAHVYHNGLGGAIYEPARYFEELMGGLANVRTIHRICMWIIMIFVPIHVYMAIFNAVKGKNGAMDAIVSGYKFVKEH, encoded by the coding sequence ATGTCACATAAAAATCCTGACAGGATCAGCGAATACGAATTCTCCATCGGCGTTAGGCTGACACACTGGATTAGATTTATAGCTATCACACTTTTGGTTGTGAGTGGCTACTACATCTCTTATGTCTTTATGAGTCCAGAGATCACAAGCGAGCCTACAAATTTCATGCAAGCAAAGTGGCGTTTGGCGCACCAGGTCGCTGGCTTTGTGCTAATAGCGGTATTTATCTTTAAATTCTATCTATTTGTCTTTGATAAACACAGCAAAAAAGAGTGGATGAGCGTGCTTGACTTTTTAAGTCCAAAAGTTTGGATAGCGCAGATAAAGTACTACATCTTTATGGGACCGCACCCGCATTTAAGGGGCGTTTATAACCCATTGCAGTTTGCCTCATACTTTTTCTTTTACGTCGTCTTAGCGCTCATCTGCCTAACTGGCCTAGTGCTTTACGCTCACGTTTATCACAATGGACTTGGCGGAGCGATCTACGAGCCAGCGAGATACTTTGAAGAGCTTATGGGCGGACTAGCAAATGTTAGAACGATACATAGAATTTGCATGTGGATCATCATGATATTTGTGCCAATTCACGTTTATATGGCGATATTTAACGCCGTTAAAGGCAAAAATGGAGCGATGGACGCCATCGTTAGTGGCTATAAATTTGTAAAAGAACACTGA
- a CDS encoding HyaD/HybD family hydrogenase maturation endopeptidase, protein MRVLVLGIGNVMFADEGIGVHFVNLMAKNYKFTSSKNELTLMDGGTLALALTHIISEFDYLIVVDCISANGASVGDVYFFDFLNVPNFISWDGSAHEIEMLQTLHLMELAGDRPITKILGIVPSRIESSNFNLSDEVIKASNILEKTLLEHLKELDFKCEKVANFTLNDTLDDYAKKGLK, encoded by the coding sequence ATGAGAGTGCTAGTTCTTGGCATCGGCAACGTTATGTTTGCTGATGAGGGCATAGGTGTTCATTTTGTAAATTTGATGGCTAAAAACTATAAATTTACAAGCTCTAAAAATGAACTTACTCTAATGGACGGGGGCACTTTAGCCCTCGCTCTAACTCACATTATAAGCGAATTTGACTATCTTATCGTCGTTGATTGCATTAGTGCAAATGGCGCAAGCGTGGGCGATGTTTATTTTTTCGACTTTCTAAACGTACCAAATTTTATCAGCTGGGACGGCTCGGCTCACGAGATCGAGATGCTTCAAACCCTTCATCTAATGGAGCTTGCAGGCGACAGACCGATAACCAAAATCCTAGGCATCGTGCCTAGCCGCATAGAGTCATCAAATTTTAACCTCTCAGATGAAGTGATAAAAGCTTCTAACATCCTAGAAAAAACGCTACTTGAACACTTAAAAGAGCTTGATTTTAAGTGTGAAAAGGTGGCAAATTTCACTCTAAACGACACCCTCGATGACTACGCCAAAAAAGGTTTAAAATGA
- the hypF gene encoding carbamoyltransferase HypF has translation MRSSFRYEIKGLVQGVGFRPFVYTLAHKFALVGEIYNDDEGVKLNFSGEEASFLAFEKELFSSLPALARIDELHKFKIDKIYEKLEIIASKSAAKQAPILPDYALCDDCLREFYDPTNPRYKYPFINCTNCGPRFSIIKALPYDRVNTTMSEFKMCKFCESEYKDPLNRRYHAEPISCPNCGPKLYLKDKFGKVLASGNEAAKEAAKLINEGKILAIKGLGGFHLVCDATNEAAVCELRARKHRPSKPFALMSKNLQNAREIAQISEAEAKLLTSNLKPIVLLEAKNGSNIAKSVAPNLNKLGVMLAFSGIHLLLFDHLEHDIIATSANISGEVVIKDESELREKLGDVIDFYLDHDREIYSPSDDSIAFCVGDEIIFTRTSRGLNPNFIHTNFKQKGTFLALGAELKSSFCIYKDGLLMVSPYIGDLKNVATFDRFKDIFTLFETTYDLKIDKVIADLHPNFLNTKWAKDQGFELVHLQHHYAHLLSVIFENDLPDKEYLGFCFDGTGYGEDGKIWGGEVFRLDKNSYKRVCHFDEFSLFGGENSIKNIYLIAYSIILKYQLEDEGRKFLVNFDEKVLRNFKMMEQKGLNLVKTSSVGRIFDAFGAIICGIFHSSFEGESGMRLEALYDKNLDACYKFSLNDGVIGFKDAFKSALKDKPRVAATAFINGMADIIFEISKSEKKEILLSGGVFQNKTLLELIYKKFTKVNLKFYINKKFCSNDSNVNLGQIYYYLSTFSNK, from the coding sequence TTGAGATCAAGCTTTAGATATGAGATCAAAGGCTTAGTTCAAGGCGTTGGTTTTAGACCTTTTGTCTATACTTTGGCGCATAAATTTGCCCTTGTTGGTGAAATTTACAATGATGATGAGGGCGTGAAGCTAAATTTTAGCGGCGAAGAGGCCAGCTTTTTGGCTTTTGAAAAGGAGCTTTTTAGCTCGCTACCAGCCCTTGCTAGGATCGATGAACTGCATAAATTTAAGATAGATAAAATTTATGAAAAGCTCGAGATCATCGCCTCAAAGAGTGCTGCCAAGCAAGCGCCTATCTTGCCTGATTACGCACTTTGTGATGACTGCTTGCGCGAGTTTTATGACCCCACAAATCCACGCTACAAATATCCATTTATAAACTGCACCAACTGCGGACCGAGATTTTCCATCATAAAAGCCTTGCCTTATGACAGGGTAAATACGACGATGAGCGAGTTTAAGATGTGTAAATTTTGCGAGAGCGAATACAAAGATCCGCTTAATCGCCGCTACCACGCAGAGCCGATCTCTTGCCCAAACTGCGGACCAAAACTATATCTAAAAGATAAATTTGGCAAAGTCTTGGCTAGTGGGAACGAAGCGGCAAAAGAGGCGGCTAAGCTCATAAACGAGGGCAAAATTTTAGCCATTAAGGGCCTTGGTGGCTTTCATCTGGTTTGCGACGCGACAAATGAAGCAGCAGTTTGCGAGCTAAGAGCTAGAAAACATCGCCCAAGCAAGCCCTTTGCTCTGATGAGTAAAAATTTACAAAATGCTAGAGAGATAGCGCAAATTTCAGAGGCTGAGGCGAAGCTTCTTACTTCAAATTTAAAGCCAATCGTCTTGCTTGAAGCAAAAAATGGCTCAAATATCGCAAAAAGCGTAGCTCCAAATTTAAACAAACTTGGCGTTATGCTCGCATTTAGTGGCATACATCTTTTGCTATTTGACCACTTAGAACACGACATCATCGCAACTAGCGCAAACATTTCAGGCGAAGTGGTCATAAAAGACGAGAGCGAGCTAAGAGAAAAACTAGGCGATGTCATAGACTTTTATCTTGATCACGACCGAGAAATTTACTCGCCAAGTGACGATAGTATTGCATTTTGCGTTGGTGATGAGATAATTTTTACAAGAACAAGTCGTGGGCTAAATCCAAATTTCATCCATACAAATTTCAAGCAAAAAGGGACATTTTTAGCCCTTGGAGCGGAGCTAAAAAGCTCATTTTGTATCTACAAAGACGGACTTTTGATGGTTAGTCCGTATATCGGCGATCTAAAAAACGTGGCGACTTTTGATAGGTTTAAGGACATTTTCACCCTTTTTGAAACGACTTATGATCTAAAAATAGACAAGGTCATAGCCGATCTTCATCCAAATTTTTTAAATACAAAATGGGCGAAAGATCAGGGCTTTGAGCTAGTTCATCTGCAGCATCACTACGCGCATTTGCTAAGTGTGATCTTTGAAAATGATTTGCCAGACAAAGAGTATCTTGGCTTTTGTTTTGACGGCACTGGATACGGAGAAGACGGCAAAATTTGGGGTGGCGAGGTTTTTAGGCTAGATAAAAATAGCTACAAAAGGGTTTGTCACTTTGATGAATTTAGCTTATTTGGTGGCGAAAATAGCATAAAAAATATCTATCTCATCGCTTATTCTATTATTTTGAAGTATCAGCTTGAGGATGAAGGGCGTAAATTTTTAGTAAATTTTGATGAAAAGGTGCTTAGAAATTTCAAGATGATGGAGCAAAAGGGGCTAAATTTAGTAAAAACTAGCTCTGTTGGTAGGATATTTGACGCATTTGGTGCGATAATATGTGGCATTTTTCACTCGAGTTTTGAGGGCGAAAGTGGCATGAGGCTTGAAGCACTTTATGATAAAAATTTAGATGCGTGTTACAAATTTAGTCTAAATGACGGAGTTATCGGCTTTAAAGATGCCTTTAAAAGTGCTCTAAAAGATAAGCCAAGAGTGGCTGCGACGGCATTTATAAATGGCATGGCTGATATTATTTTTGAAATTTCTAAAAGTGAGAAAAAAGAGATTTTATTAAGTGGCGGAGTTTTTCAAAATAAGACTTTGCTTGAGCTTATTTACAAAAAATTTACTAAAGTAAATTTGAAATTTTATATCAATAAGAAATTCTGTAGTAACGATTCTAACGTAAATTTAGGGCAAATTTATTATTATTTATCCACATTTTCTAATAAGTGA